In Embleya scabrispora, the DNA window CGGCGGCCGACGCGCTGCGCGCGCAGCGGGTCAAGACCGACGAGGCCGTGAAGCAGTTCGTCGCCTTCGCCAAGAGCGGCGCGCGCGAGACCCCGGGCAACGCGGTGCGCCGCGCCCGCGAGGTCGCCGCGGAACTGGCGCAACTCCCCGACGCGCGCCGCCAGGTGGACTCCATCGGCGCGATCGGCCGGGACCGCTGGCTGAAGTTCTATACGAGTCAGATCGCCGATCAGATCTCGGTGGTCCAAGCGCTGGCCGAGACCTCCGACACCGACGTCACCTACGCCGGGCAGTTCCTGGTCATCCAGTTCCGCGCCGGGGAGGCGCTGGCGCAGGAGGACACGCTGGTGTCGTTCTCGCTGCCCTCCGGGCGGCTGAGCCAGCCGGACTACGCCGCGTTCGTGCAGAACGTGGGGGTGCGCCGGCACTCGATCGACGACGAGATCGAGCCCTTCCTGCCGCCCGCGTCACGGGCCGGCTATCTGGCGCTCACCCAGACCCCGGCCTGGCACGACCTGGTCTCGATGGAGAACGCGATCATCGCGACGGTCGACGCGCCGCGCGAGGCGCGCGCCGCCGGCAGCGGTATCCCGATCCCGGCCGAACTGGCCAGCTGGCGCAGCGTTCTCGACCGACTCGCCGAGCCGGCCTCGGCCTTCGACTTCGCCCGCGTGGACCAGGTGTTCGCGGCCGGCGACGAGGCCACCTCGGACACCTGGAACCAGGTGTACCTGCTCAGCGCGATCGGCCTCGCCTTCGTGGTGATCGGCGGCGTGTTGTGCTGGCGGATCACCCGGGCGGTGCGGCGGCGGTTGTTCCTGCTGCGCGACGCGACGGTGGAACTGGGCACGCACCGGCTGCCGATGGTCATCGAACGGCTGCAACGCGGCGAGCGGGTCGACCTCGCGGTCGAGGCGCCGGAGGTGGACGCGGGTCGGGACGAGATCGGCCAGGTCGCCTCCGCGTTCAACGCCGCGCAGCGCGCGGCGCTGGACGGCGCGGTACAACTGGCCCGACAGCGCGAGGGCTTCGCGAAGGTCTTCGTCAACACGGCGTTGCGCACCCAATCGCTGGTGAACCGTCAGATCGGCGAGTTGGACACGATGGAGCGCCGGCACCAGGACCCGGAGCTGCTGCGCGAGTTGTTCACCATCGACCATCTGGCCACCCGACTGCGGCGATACGAGGAGAACCTCGTGGTGCTCACCGGCAACCGACCGGGCCGACGCTGGAGTCGACCGGTCCGCATCGTGGACGTGGTGCGCGGCGCGGTCGGCGAGGTGGAGGACTACCACCGGGTCGAGGTGTACTCGGATCCGGACGTGCAGCTGTCCGGGCCGGCCGTGGGCGGGGTGATCCACCTGCTGGCCGAACTCGTGGAGAACGCCACGATGTTCTCGCCGCCGGACACGCCGGTGCATGTGCGCGCGGCGGCGGTGGCCAAGGGGGTGGCGATCGAGATCGAGGACCGCGGCCTGGGCATGTCCGAGGCCGAATACGAGTCGGCCAACCGGCAGTTGGCGGTGCCGACCACGTTCGACGTGATCGCGCTCGCCGAGGACGTGCGGATGGGCCTGTTCGTGGTCGCCCAGCTGGCCGACCGGCTGGGCGTCGGCGTGACGTTGCGGCCGTCGCCGTACGGCGGCACGCTGGCCATCGTGTTCCTGCCCGACGAGCTGATCACCCGCGAGGGCGGCGCCCCCGACGAACCGGACCGCGCGGCGGCGCCGTTCGAGCCGGCGACGGCGATCGTCGCGGCGGCACAACCGGCTTCGGAGCCGAACTCGGCCACGACGCACGAGGCGGACGAAGGCCCCGGTTTCGTACCGGAGTCGCCGGGTCGACCGCACCCCGAACCGGTGGTGCGCTCGCTGGACCGGATACCGATGCCGGCCGAACGCGCCGAGCCCGCACCCGCCGAACCCGACGTGTCGGTACGCCCGACCGCGCCGGCGGGCACCGACCCCGGTCCCGTCCCCGCCCCGGAGCCGGCCTCGACCCCGGCTCCGAGGCACGCGCGCCCGGCGCCCACGACCGCACCCGCCGTCGAGGAGACCACCCCCGACGGCCGCCGCGCGCTGCCCCGCCGGGTACGCCAGCGCAATCTGCCGATGCCACTGCGTACCGAGACCGCCACCACGAGCGAGGGAGGGGTGCGAACCGAGGCGAAGCCCTCCTCACCGCGGGAAGCTGCGGCTACCTTGTCCTCGTTCCGATTCGCGAGCCAACGCGCGCGCGAGGCATCCGAACCGACCGCGGCCGACGACGAGTCCGCGATCGCGACCGAACCCGGAACCGGGACCGAGCCCGCTCCGGGCCCGCGCCCCGCCGCCGGAAGCACCACGCACCCTGGGGAACCGTCATGACGAACACGCACGATCTCGCCGGCGGCATGGCCACCACCGCGACCGACAGCCGCCTGGACTGGCTGTTGACCGACCTGGTCAAGCGCGTCCACCAGACGCGGCACGCGATCGTGCTGTCCGAGGACGGCCTGCTGATGAGCCGGTCCGAGACCATCCCGCGCGACGACGCCGAGCAGTTGGCCGCCGCGGCGGCCGGCCTGCAGAGCCTGGCCCGCAGCATCGGCCGCGGTTTCGCGGGTGGGTCGGTGCGCCAAACGCTGGTCGAGATGGACGACGCCTTCCTCTTCCTCACCGCCGCGGGCACCGGCGCGCATCTGGCCGTGCTCGCCGAACAGAGCGCCGACGTGGGCGTGGTCGCGTTCGAGATGAACATGCTGGTGAAGAAGGTCGGCGAATACCTCGGCACCCGGCCACGCGGTGACGAGGGCGGCACTCGAACCGGCGGTCGAGCGTGAGATCCGGATGGGATCAGTCCTGGGACGAGGACGCGAGCCCGGTGGTGCGCCCGTACACGCTCACCCGGGGGCGGACCAAGGCGGTGCGCGACGCGGACCTGACCCTGATCACCCTGGTGACCACGGTCGACCCGGACGAGCCCGCGGTCCGGGCCCCCGGGCCCGACGAGTCGTCCCCGGGGCCGCGGCGCAAGCCCCGTGACGGGCGCGGCCGCCAACCCGAGCATCAGCGGATCCTGGAGTTGTGCCGGGAACCGCAGGCCGTCGCCGAGGTGGCGGCCCTGATCGATCTGCCGGTGAGCATCACCAAGGTGCTCGTCGACGACCTGCTCCGCGACGGCCTGGTGACCGTGCGCGCCCCGCTGGCCCTGGCCCGCACCCCCGATACCGCCCTGTTGAAAAAGGTACGTGATGGTCTCCTTCGGCTCTGACCGACTGCCCGAGCGTGCGGCGGCGGTCAAGATCCTGATCGCGGGCGGATTCGGGGTCGGCAAGACCACGCTGGTCGGCACGGTCAGCGAGGTTCCGCCACTGCACACCGAGGAGATGATGACCGAGGTCGGTGTCGGCGTGGACGACACCGTCGGCATCGAGGCCAAGTCGCGCACCACGGTCGCGCTCGACTTCGGCCGCATCACCCTGTCCGAGGAACTGGTCCTGTACCTGTTCGGCGCGCCCGGACAGGAACGGTTCTGGTCGTTGTGGCACGACCTGGCGATCGGCGCGCTGGGCGCGATCGTGCTGGTGGACACCCGCCGTCTGGAAGCCGGTTTCGGCAGCATCGACTTCTTCGAGCGGCGCGGCATCCCCTTCGTGGTCGCGATCAACCGCTTCGACGAGGCGGTGGAGTACACCGTCGACGAGGTCCGCGACGCGCTCGACCTCGATCCCGAGGTGCCGATCGTCCCGTGCGACGTGCGTACGCGCGGGTCGGGGCGCGACGTACTGCTCGCGCTCGTCGACCACCTCCTCGGCGTTCCGGTGTCGGCCGGCGCCGGCCGGGCCCCGGCCGGCGCGGCCGGCGTGTGAGATCCGATCGATCGCGTCGGGGTCAGTGCACCGTGACCCCGGCGCGGACGGTCGGGCGGGCGGCCGAAGTGCCCAACCCCTTGGGCCCGTAGCGCACCCGGGGTACTCCGGCCGGCTCGACCGGCGCCCGGGCCGCGCCCGACCGCACGCCCTGCCCGAACGCGCCGACGCCCGGGCGCGGTGCGGTCGGCGCGAACCCCGTCCCGACCTGCCACGGAAACGGCACCAGCGGCCTGGGGTCGGCGTAGCGCTTGCACTCTTGATGCCACTTCAGGATCGCCGCGTTCCAGTCGCCGAGCGCCACCGCGTAGCCGTCCAGCGCTTCCCTGGCCGCCGAACTCAACTCCAGGTCCCGGTACATGGCGGGCAGTTCGGTCGAGACCACCCGCTCGAACTCGCGCATTCGGGAGGTCATCAGGTCGTTCACGACGTCGAGCGCGTGCTCGAAGTCGCAGCCGAAGAAGTTCTGTACGACCAGGAGCAGGTTGTGCAGCTCCCCCTCGACCTCGATCTCCTTGCGGTAGGAGAACACGTCGTTGATCATCCAGCCGACGTCGGCCGCCGAGTTCTCCATCGCCCGCACCGCCCGTGAGCGGTAGGCCTGTTCCGGTACCACGTCGCCGTGGGTCAGCCGGGACAGGCTCTTGGTCAGGTCGGAGCCGAACGTGTGGCGCCGCATCTCGATGTAGTCGACCGGATCCGGGATGCGGTGCTGCGCGCTGTTGGCCAACTCCCACAACCAACTGTCCAGCATGTCGTGGACGGCACGCCGGAACCTGCGCCGCGACGCGGTCGGCATCGGGCCCGCGGTGCGCGCCCACAGGTCGACCAGGCCGCGCTCGATCGCGTCCGTCGCTGCGGGCGCCGCCTCGCCGTCGACCGGCATCAGGGTCTTCAGTCGCTCGGTGTAGACCTTGGCACCGGCCTGGTCGAGCGAGCGCCCGAAGACGACCGGGTAGTAGTCGTCGCCATAGGTGCCCCAGGCCAACCACTGGGCGCCGAGGTCGAGTTGCTCCGGCGAAGCGACCGGCGCGATGCCCGCCGCGCACAACGCCAAATCGAAGTCGCGCAGCGCCCGCTCGTCCCAGATGCCCTCGTCGAGGATGCCCGTGCGCCGGCTCCACTCGACGAGGTTGTCCCGGGCGCCGTCCAGGTGCGGGTTCAGGCGCGGCTCGAACGGGAGGTGGAAGTCCGGGATCTCGTACGGTGCGACCGGTTGGAAGGGCACGTGCGTGTAGCGGCGCAGGCCGCTGTTCAGTCCGGCGACCAGGCCGGGCAGCATGCGTGCCGCCGAGGTGCCGATGCCCTGCGGGCCGGCCAGGACCCCGGGGACCGTGGGGGTGCCGCCCACCTCGGTGGCGCCGTTCATGTACCGACTGGAGCGCATGTGCCACTCGTGGCCGCCGGACTGCCAGTCCTGGAGGCCCTTGACGTAGGCCATCACATCGATGCGGGACTGCGGATCCAGGCCGTACTCGGCGAACAGCGGCGGGAGTTCGGTGAAGGTGGTGTGCTCGAACTGGTGCAGGCGCGAGGTGAGGAGTTCGTTGACCGAATCGGCCGCCTCCTGGGTGGCGCAGCCGAGGAACTTCTCGAAGACCAGGACGGCGTTGGCGTTCTCGCCCTCGTTCTCCACCTCGCGCTGGTAGGAGAACAGGTCGTTGCGCAGGTGCACGGCGTCGGCGAAGGTGTCCTTGAGCACCCGCATCGGCCGGCTCGCGGCGATCACCGCGGGCACCTCGGCGTTCGCGGCGTATTCCACCAGGTTGGCCGACCACGGCGCGCCGCCCACCTTGCGGCGCATCTCGATGTATTCGACCGGATTGGCCACCCGTCCCTCGTTGATGTTGGCCAGTTCCCACAACGACTCCTCGAGCAGCGCCTGCGTGCTCGCGGCGAACCGCTCGCGCCAGGCCGGCGACATGCTCGGCACGGTCCGCGCCCACAGGTCGGCCAGACCCTCCTCGACCTGGTTGGTCGGCTCGGGGATCGGCGTGCCCGGGTCGACCGGCATGAACGCGCGCAGCCGTTCCAGGTATGCCTTGGCGCCGGCCGTGTCGTGGGTGCGCTTGAACACGTCCAGGAAGTGGTCGTCGAAGAAGAACACCCAGACGTACCAGTCGGTGACCAGGTCGAGTTGCGGGCCGCCGCAGTCGGGATGGGTGTACGCGCACAGCAGCGCGTAGTCGTGCGAGTCGAAGTCGTGCTCGTCCCAGATGTTCGAGCCCTCGATCATCCGCATCCCGCGCGCCCACGCCTTGGAGTGCACGCGCGCGCCCTCGAGGTGCGGATTCAGTCGTGCCGGGTACGGCACGTAGAACTCCGGGAGTTCGAAGGGTTGTGACATCGATGCGCCCCTTTCGCCAGGGCACACCGTAGGGTCGCGCCGGGTCGAACGGGCCTTCGTCGCGCCGGTTCTCGCTCGATCAGGTGAAACCGGACGGGCACAGGATTGACGATCTTGAGCGGCAGGCATAGGGCGCGCACGCCGGGCCCGGTGGGGGCGCGTGGTGGGCCCGTGGCGCGTCGGGTGAGGATGGGGCGCATGACGACATCGCAGCGGCTCACCCGTATCCCCGCACCCGAAGGCGTCGCTCCGGGTCGGGGCTACACCAACGTGGTCATCGGCACCGGCCGAGTGGTCGCGATCTCCGGACAGATCGCCCTGGACGAGCACGGCGACCTGGTCGGAGCGGGCGACCCGGGCGCGCAGGCCCGGCAGGTGTTCGAGAACCTGCGCCGCTGCCTGGCGGCGGTGGGCGCGACCTTCGACGACGTGATCAAACTGACCTACTTCCTCACCGACATCGCCGACCTGCCGGCCGTCCGGGCGGCCCGGGAGCAGTACATCGACCCGGAGCGACTGCCGGCGAGTTCGGCGATGCAGGTCGCGGCCCTGGTCCGGCCGGATCTGCTCCTGGAGATCGAGGCGTGCGCGGTGCTCCCCGAGCCCGAACCGGCCGCCGAATAGGGTTCGGCGCCGGCCAGCGTCCGGGTGCGAAGCGATGCCGGCATCATGGCCGGGCAGGTCGGCCCGCCGTGCGCGCGGGCTCCCGACGGTTCCCGAAGGGTGGCGGCAAGTGCTCGTGCAGGTGCGCGTGGTCGGCGACGAAGGCACCGAAGTGGCGGCGTTGCAGCGGTGGTTGGCTCTGGACCCCGATCTCCGCGGCGGCGCCGCGATCAGCTACGCCGAGGACGACACGACCGACACCATGGGCGCCACCCTCGACGTGGTCGACGTCGTGCTGAGCAACGGTATCGGCCTGTCCGGCCTGCTGGTGGCGATCGCCGGCTGGCGTCGCTCGCGCGCACCCATCACGGGCGCGGGCGGCCCCGACATCGTGGTGCGCCGAGGCGATGTGGAGGTCGTACTGTCGGAGGCGACGGAGGACGACATCGCCCGCGCCGTAAGGGCCCTGGAGGGTCCGGACGACTCCGGAAGCCCCGCGTGACGGTGCGCTCCGACGCCTGATGGCCGATCAAAAAACGCCCGACGGCCGACCGTTCGGCCGACCGTCGGGCGCGCTCGGGGATACGCCCGGATGAGGCGCGGCTAGACCAGCGCGTCCACCGGGTCCGCGGCCAGGACACCGGCCGTGATCGCCTCGTTCAGCCATTCCGGGAATTCCAGGAGGAGTTGGTCGTACAGCTCCGCGTCACCGAGCGTCCGCGGATCCTGCCCGGCGTGGAAGAAGCCGGCGTTGTCCACCACGCGCTGCTCCGGCACGGTGAGTTCGTCCAGCTTGCGCAGGAAGTCGAAGCCCTTGGACTCGGGGTCGCCGAAACCGAGGAACTGCCAGAAGATCGGCAACCCGGCCGTGTCGCACAGCGCCTTCGCGGCGGCCGGCCGGCTCGTCGGCGCGCCGTCGGTCTGGAAGATCACCAGGGCGGGGTCGGTGCTCCCGGACGCGCGGTAGTGCTCGACCACCCGGGCGATCGCACAGTGGTAGTTGGTCCGGCCCATGTGCCCGTAGGAGCCGTGCAGTTCCTCGATCCGGCCCGCCTGGTTGCCGGGGTCGAGGTCGGCGACGCCGTCGATGTCGGTGGAGAAGAACACCAGCGGGACGACGGCCTCGCCCAGTTGCCCGGACAGCGCCAACGTCTGATCGGCCAGGTGCTGGACGGTGCCGTCCTTGTAGTACGAGCGCATCGAGCCGGAGCGGTCCAGGACGAGGTAGACCACGACGCTGCGGCCGGTGAGACCGCACTTGGCCACGGCCGCCGCGGCGGCCTCGGCGCGTCCCGAGGTCGTGGGCACCGGCTCCTCGGCGCGGGCGGACGGGACGGGGGCGACCGCGGTGGGCGTCGCGGCCGGGGTCGGCTCGGTCTCGGCGGCGGGCGCCTCGGGCTCCGCCGGCGCGGACTCGACCTCGGCGGTCGGCGTGCCGACCACCTCGGCCTCGATCGGCTCCGCCTCGTCGCGGGTCGTGATCGACTGCGCCGGTACGGGAATCGACACCGGGGCCGGCTCGGCGGCGACCGACTGCGCCCGGGACTCGGGGATGACCACCGTCTCGGCGACGACGGGCTCGGGCTCGGGTACCCGCACCGGCTCGGGTTCGGGTACGTGGACCTGCACCGGCTCGGGCTCGGATACCCGCACGGGCTCGGGCTCCGGTTCCGGTTTCGTCAAGGCCGGCGGTTCCGGGACGAACTCCGGCTCCGGCGTGGTCGGCGCGTCCGACGTGTGGTTCGCCTCCGCTGCCGTGCTCGCCTCGACCACCGTGGCCGGCTCCGGTGCGGGGCGTACCGCCGACTCCTCGACCGCGTCCGTCGCCCGGGGTGTCTCCGCCGTCTCGCGGGACGCCCGCGAACGAAAGACGTTGCGCAGCAGACTCCTCAAACCCATCGGCGAATCCTTACCTGTGTGAGGGACGCCGCCCCGATCATCAGGACGGTTACGTAAGGCTAGTCATGGCGCCGGCCGCCCGGCGGCCGACCCGCGCGTACGACACCCGACCGCCCCCCGAACAGCCGAAGGGTTGCCTCTCACACACCGGCGAGCAGCACGAACGCCGCGTCCACGGCGGCGCAGGCGGCGGCCACGTCCTCGTCGGTGAGCGCCGCCGAGACGAACCGGCACGCCGAACCGGCCGCGTCGACGTGAGGCCGCGCGCCGAGCGGATCGCCCCCTGAATGGCCTCCGACCCCGAGTCGGCGAACCGGACGAGGTCGGCGCACGGGATCATCGCCCGCATGGTTTCCGCCAGTTCGATCTCCGGAATGGTGCCCGCACCGAACATGGTGCCGCCGGCCGACACCTCGGCCACCGCCGAGGCGATCCGCGGATCGGCGTGCCCCATCACCGCGCAGCCGTACGAATTCAGGTAGTCGACATACTCGTTCCCGTCCACGTCCCAAATGTGCGCGGCCTTTCCGTGCGCGATATACAGCGGATAGGGATAGGACCCGGTGGTGATGATCCGACCGGACGAGGTCGTTCCGCCCGCCAGGGATCGACGGGCGCGGTGGAAAAGCGCCCGGCTGGTTTCGGTCGACTCGGCCGAGAGCACGAAATTCGCCACCTTTGCCCGCGACGCCCGTCGGCGGCGCCGCGTGGGTTCTCTCCGCCGCCGGCCGTCCCGGCCGCCCGGGATCCCGCGCTCGCCCGGATCGAGCGCGCGCGGCCCCGGATCCGCTCGACGGCCGCTTCGAGCCGGGACATCGGCCGGTCCGGCGAAGAATCCGGCGCCTCCGGATATCCCGGCTCCGCGAATGTGTCGATCCGTTGTCGGGCACATGGAATTTCCTCGCGTCGGTCGTGTCTCGATGTCGGTCGGGCGGGCGGTCGCGAAAAGCGGAGCATCGTCTCGCATTTCCTGGGAAAAACCACGTGACCGAACGGAAAACGGAGCCCGATCGAACCGATACGAGAAATATCCTGGAGCGGGCCGATTCATGCACGGGCCCGGCGGATCGGCCGGATCGCTCCCCCGGCCGACCGCCCCGACCGCGCACCCCGACCGCGCACCCCGGGGCGGTTTCCCGCCACGCGGCGAGGAAACCGACTGCCGGCCGCCGGGCCCGGCGGGTTCAGCCGAGGAAGGTCAACCGCACCGTGCGGTCCGGATTGTCCCGGTTGGTATCGACCATCGTGACCGACTGCCAGGTGCCCAGCGCGAGTTCGCCCGCGATCACCGGCAGGGTCGCGTGGGGCGGGACCAGCGCGGGCAGCACGTGATCGCGTCCGTGGCCGGGGCTGCCGTGTCGGTGTCGCCACCGGTCGTCGGCCGGCAGCAGATCCGCGAGCAGTGCGAGCAGGTCCTCGTCACTGCCCGCGCCGGTCTCCAGGATCGCCACCCCGGCGGTCGCGTGCGGCACGAAAACGTTCAGCAATCCGTCCCGCCCCGCCGCCGCCTCGCGCAGGAATCGCGCACACGTCCCGGTCAGGTCGTACACCCGCTCGTGCCGCCCGGTACTGACCTCGAACACCCGCGACACATTCGTCTCCGCCATCCCCCCATGCTCGCCCGAACGTCGCCCGACGCGGCGCAGCCACACGCTCTCCCGGCGGATTCCTTTGCCTTCGGCCGAATACGTACGGACAATGTGCGGCAGTACCTACCTGTCGGTAAGGCAGTGTCCGAGGAGGGGGAGGCGCATGGCCCGGCGCTACCAGTGCGGTCTCGATGCCGCCATGGACGTCATCGGTGGCAAGTGGAAGGCGCTGATCCTGTGGGCGCTGCACACCGAGGATCGGCGGTTCGGGGAGTTGCGGCGCGCGGTGCCCGGGATCAGCGAGAAGATGCTGATCCAGCAGTTGCGCGAGATGGAGAGTCGGGGCATCGTGCACCGCGAGGTGTATCGGGAGGTCCCGCCGAAGGTGGTCTACTCGCTGACCCCGCTGGGCGAGTCGCTGAACGAGGCGCTGTTGCCGCTGGGCGTGTGGGGCCGGGACCACGAGGAGCAGATCGCCGCCACCGCGCCCTCGACGACCGCGACCCCGGACCCCGCGCGGCCCGCCGCCTAGAGGTCGTTTCCGGGCGAAGTTTCCGGAATCGGCGAATGCCCGGGAATAGCGTCGAACGGTCTGCTATACCCGCGCGGGCGCACTCTGGGTGAGTCGTTGTTGACTTTTCGTAGCACCCGCCGTAATTATTTCGGCAGCGAATATCCGGATTGTCTGCGACGTCTTCGTTGAGCTGCCGGGGTGTGAATATATGACCGAATACGTCCGAGTGTCCGAACAGCTGGCGCTGCCTCGCGGCCGGGTCGAACCGATCATGGCCACCGCTCGGCGGCTCGACACATATCCGGTCCATGTCTGCCTCGACGAGAACACCGCGCTCGCGCACCTGTGCGCCGAGATCGACGGTCGCCGGGTCGCGCTGGTCACCGACGACACCGTGCTCGCGCTGCACGCACGCCGCCTGGCCGAACGCCTGACCGCCGCGGGACTCGACGTGGTCGCCACCTCCTTCCCGGCCGGCGAGGCCAGCAAGAGCCTGCGCACCGCGAGCGCACTGCTCGACTGGCTGGCCGAAACCTCGCTGGTACGCCGGGACATCCTGCTCGCGGTCGGCGGCGGCGTGGTGATGGACACCGTCGGCTGGGTGGCCAGCGCGTACATGCGCGGACTGCCGTACATCAACGTGCCCACCACGCTGCTCGCGCACGTGGACGCGGCCCTGGGCGGCAAGGTGGCCATCGACCACCCGTCCGCGAAGAACCTGATCGGCGCCTTCTACCAACCCCGCGCGGTGGTCTCCAACGTCGGCTATCTGAGCACCCAGGACGATCGTGGACTGCGCGCCGGACTGGCCGAGGCGATCAAGACCGGGATCATCGCCTCGCCCGAGTTGTTCGAGCTGATCGAGCACCGGCACGCGGCCGTACTGGCCGCCGACCCCGGGCCCACCGCCGCCCTGGTACACGCCTCCAGCGTGCTCAAGTGCCGCCTGATCGCCCGCGATCCGTACGAGCGGGACCTGCGCCGGCCGCTGAACTTCGGGCACACCATCGGACACGCCGTGGAGACCGCGACCGGCTACGGCCCGGTCCTGCACGGCGAGGCGGTCGCCTTCGGGATGGCCTGCGCGGCGCGCATCGCCGCACGCCGCGGGTTGCTCGACCCGACCCTGCTCGCCCGGGTGACCGGACTCCTGGACCGGGTGCGGCTGCCCACCACGCTCGCCGCGCTGCCCGCCCCGCTCGATCCGGCGACCACCGTCGAAGCCCTGGGGCAGATCCGCAAGATCCGGGACGGCCGACTGCGCTTCGTGCTGCCCACCGCACTCGGCGAGACGGTGATCACCGACGACGTCACCGACGAGGAGATCCACGCCGCGCTCGTGGTCTCCGCCGAATCCGAGGCCACCTTGGCGCGCACCCACGGAGGAACCGATGGCTGAACCCGCCGGGCTGGATGTGTTCGTGGTCGGCGGGGTGGGTGTGGACATCATCGTACGGGTACCCGAACTCCCCTTGCCGATAAGCGACTTCAAGGTGCCGCCGATCCGCAGTTATGTCGCGCACACCGGCAACGGGGTGGCCTTGGGCTGTCGGGCGTTGGGGCTGCGCACACATCTCGCCGCCGTGCTCGGGGACGACCCGGAGGCGGACTTCGTGCTCGCGCACTACGCGCGGCACGGCCTGTCCTTCGCGCATGCCACCGACCGGGCCGGCACTCCGCGCAGTGTGAACCTGGTCGGCCCGGACGGCGAACGACTCTCGCTGCACGACAGTCGGTTGCCGAAAGACCTGGTGGTCGACCCCGATCTGTATCGCCCCGCGCTGGCCCGGACCCGGCACGCGCACGTGTCGATCGGCGGCTGGTCGCGGGCCGCGCTGGCGGAGGCGGTCGAGGCGGGTGTGTCCACCTCGACCGACCTGCACGGCTGGGACGGGAAGGACCCCGGCCGGGCCGACTTCGCCTACGGGGCCGAACTGGTGTTCACCTCCACCAACCGGCTCGGCGACCGGGTCGAGGAGGCCGCGCGGGACCTGCTCGCCCGGGGCCGGGCCAAGATCGTGGTCGCGATGGCGGGTGGTCGGGGCAGCTATCTGGTGGTGCCGGATCGGCCGCTGTGGCACGTACCGGCGCTGGCCATGCGAGCCGACGAGGTGGTGGACACCAACGGGGCCGGGGACAGCTACGTCTCCGGCTTCCTGTACGCCTACCTCGCCGGCCGCGACTGGGCCGGCTGCGCGGCGGCGGGCACC includes these proteins:
- a CDS encoding VWA domain-containing protein, whose product is MGLRSLLRNVFRSRASRETAETPRATDAVEESAVRPAPEPATVVEASTAAEANHTSDAPTTPEPEFVPEPPALTKPEPEPEPVRVSEPEPVQVHVPEPEPVRVPEPEPVVAETVVIPESRAQSVAAEPAPVSIPVPAQSITTRDEAEPIEAEVVGTPTAEVESAPAEPEAPAAETEPTPAATPTAVAPVPSARAEEPVPTTSGRAEAAAAAVAKCGLTGRSVVVYLVLDRSGSMRSYYKDGTVQHLADQTLALSGQLGEAVVPLVFFSTDIDGVADLDPGNQAGRIEELHGSYGHMGRTNYHCAIARVVEHYRASGSTDPALVIFQTDGAPTSRPAAAKALCDTAGLPIFWQFLGFGDPESKGFDFLRKLDELTVPEQRVVDNAGFFHAGQDPRTLGDAELYDQLLLEFPEWLNEAITAGVLAADPVDALV
- a CDS encoding aminotransferase class III-fold pyridoxal phosphate-dependent enzyme, with amino-acid sequence MLSAESTETSRALFHRARRSLAGGTTSSGRIITTGSYPYPLYIAHGKAAHIWDVDGNEYVDYLNSYGCAVMGHADPRIASAVAEVSAGGTMFGAGTIPEIELAETMRAMIPCADLVRFADSGSEAIQGAIRSARGLTSTRPVRRAGSSRRRSPTRTWPPPAPPWTRRSCCSPVCERQPFGCSGGGRVSYARVGRRAAGAMTSLT
- a CDS encoding YjbQ family protein, whose translation is MAETNVSRVFEVSTGRHERVYDLTGTCARFLREAAAGRDGLLNVFVPHATAGVAILETGAGSDEDLLALLADLLPADDRWRHRHGSPGHGRDHVLPALVPPHATLPVIAGELALGTWQSVTMVDTNRDNPDRTVRLTFLG
- a CDS encoding winged helix-turn-helix transcriptional regulator; this translates as MARRYQCGLDAAMDVIGGKWKALILWALHTEDRRFGELRRAVPGISEKMLIQQLREMESRGIVHREVYREVPPKVVYSLTPLGESLNEALLPLGVWGRDHEEQIAATAPSTTATPDPARPAA
- the aroB gene encoding 3-dehydroquinate synthase, encoding MTEYVRVSEQLALPRGRVEPIMATARRLDTYPVHVCLDENTALAHLCAEIDGRRVALVTDDTVLALHARRLAERLTAAGLDVVATSFPAGEASKSLRTASALLDWLAETSLVRRDILLAVGGGVVMDTVGWVASAYMRGLPYINVPTTLLAHVDAALGGKVAIDHPSAKNLIGAFYQPRAVVSNVGYLSTQDDRGLRAGLAEAIKTGIIASPELFELIEHRHAAVLAADPGPTAALVHASSVLKCRLIARDPYERDLRRPLNFGHTIGHAVETATGYGPVLHGEAVAFGMACAARIAARRGLLDPTLLARVTGLLDRVRLPTTLAALPAPLDPATTVEALGQIRKIRDGRLRFVLPTALGETVITDDVTDEEIHAALVVSAESEATLARTHGGTDG
- a CDS encoding carbohydrate kinase family protein, whose product is MAEPAGLDVFVVGGVGVDIIVRVPELPLPISDFKVPPIRSYVAHTGNGVALGCRALGLRTHLAAVLGDDPEADFVLAHYARHGLSFAHATDRAGTPRSVNLVGPDGERLSLHDSRLPKDLVVDPDLYRPALARTRHAHVSIGGWSRAALAEAVEAGVSTSTDLHGWDGKDPGRADFAYGAELVFTSTNRLGDRVEEAARDLLARGRAKIVVAMAGGRGSYLVVPDRPLWHVPALAMRADEVVDTNGAGDSYVSGFLYAYLAGRDWAGCAAAGTHAGAHAVRTAGTHTSFITAEELDRAVS